A section of the Streptomyces sp. NBC_01591 genome encodes:
- a CDS encoding asparagine synthetase A, giving the protein MTSTIAESHGRVAPPFPSSPDQHLIAEPTRATLRVQSRMLAATRAFLTGQGFQELLPPVIGPVTDPGIRGSKQVDVDFYGHKYKLMTSAILYKQASLLAFGKIFYIAPNVRLEPLETAVTHRHLAEFHQIDVEIRDARREDAMELAERLVAHVVDEVVREMPGDLELLGRDRDAFREVVQGAFGRTTHREATADLVALGHPQDPGAEIDWEGEEILSAKTSRPFFVVDYPKGSRGFYDQEDTDRPGILRNFDLIAPEGYGELASGSEREHDYAALVTRMRETGENPAKYGWYLDLARRGIPASSGFGIGLERFTRYVTGRTAAWEASAYPKLPGVVSA; this is encoded by the coding sequence ATGACCAGCACGATCGCCGAGTCCCACGGCCGCGTCGCGCCCCCGTTCCCGTCCTCTCCCGACCAGCACCTGATCGCCGAGCCGACCCGTGCCACGCTGCGGGTGCAGAGCCGGATGCTCGCGGCGACCCGCGCCTTCCTGACCGGGCAGGGGTTCCAGGAGCTGCTGCCGCCGGTCATCGGACCGGTCACCGACCCGGGCATCCGAGGCTCCAAGCAGGTGGACGTCGACTTCTACGGCCACAAGTACAAGCTGATGACCAGCGCGATCCTCTACAAGCAGGCATCGCTGCTGGCCTTCGGCAAGATCTTCTACATCGCGCCCAACGTGCGCCTGGAACCGCTGGAGACGGCCGTCACGCACCGCCATCTCGCCGAGTTCCACCAGATCGACGTGGAGATCCGCGACGCCCGCCGCGAGGACGCGATGGAGCTCGCCGAACGGCTCGTCGCGCATGTCGTCGACGAGGTCGTCCGCGAGATGCCGGGGGACCTGGAGCTCCTCGGCCGGGACCGGGACGCCTTCCGCGAGGTGGTCCAGGGGGCGTTCGGCCGCACCACGCACCGGGAGGCCACCGCGGACCTGGTGGCGCTCGGCCACCCGCAGGACCCCGGCGCCGAGATCGACTGGGAGGGCGAGGAGATCCTCTCCGCGAAGACCAGCCGCCCGTTCTTCGTCGTCGACTACCCCAAGGGTTCGCGGGGCTTCTACGACCAGGAGGACACCGACCGCCCCGGCATCCTCCGCAACTTCGACCTGATCGCCCCCGAGGGCTACGGCGAACTGGCCAGCGGCAGCGAGCGCGAGCACGACTACGCGGCCCTGGTCACCCGGATGCGCGAGACCGGCGAGAACCCCGCGAAGTACGGCTGGTACCTCGACCTGGCCCGCCGCGGCATCCCCGCCAGCTCCGGGTTCGGCATCGGCCTGGAGCGCTTCACCCGGTACGTCACCGGCCGCACCGCAGCCTGGGAGGCCAGCGCCTACCCGAAGCTCCCCGGCGTGGTGTCGGCATGA
- a CDS encoding glutamate synthase-related protein, with protein MSTALSAAGFPEEQVRHRARAGAAAAFPGLESYGSSLLGAIPAGQDPYDLLERARIVPPVFMPERLKKLIDLAREPLYTDVELDTQVGGFTSRLPLYVSAFGSTQVASHDLGEAAGRQAGRLGIPMVIGENVVPVNGFRAAADSGASPLLGRIAAYTAAADDEHGGVVVQQSTEDADAEVWNLVYSDPVSEPLLATGRLAFELKVGQGAKPGLGGLTVLGREAGGRVAEQYAMDPVFGADSDSVLRISSPGTFTEEILRQQIRLMRNNFPRVKVWVKLHPGRDVAHAAATAWAAGADSVTVDGAEGGTAWAPTAFLGQVGLPLGECLTRIGRTDHCLLASGRIWEGSRAAKALALGARAVGLGRAALLAVDEDAEAGLVRLVESIALELRLLISSVGKYHANALEADDVLLPADAATVSRTG; from the coding sequence ATGAGCACCGCACTGAGCGCCGCGGGCTTCCCCGAGGAACAGGTGCGGCACCGGGCCAGGGCCGGAGCGGCGGCGGCCTTCCCCGGGCTGGAGTCCTACGGCAGCAGCCTGCTGGGCGCGATCCCGGCCGGCCAGGACCCGTACGACCTGCTGGAACGCGCCAGGATCGTGCCCCCGGTGTTCATGCCGGAGCGGCTGAAGAAGCTCATCGACCTGGCCCGCGAGCCGCTGTACACGGACGTCGAACTGGACACACAGGTCGGCGGGTTCACCTCCCGGCTGCCGCTCTACGTGTCCGCGTTCGGCTCGACGCAGGTCGCCAGCCACGACCTCGGCGAGGCAGCCGGACGACAGGCCGGACGGCTCGGCATCCCGATGGTCATCGGGGAGAACGTGGTGCCGGTCAACGGCTTCCGCGCCGCCGCCGACTCCGGGGCCTCCCCACTGCTCGGGCGAATCGCCGCCTACACGGCCGCCGCCGACGACGAGCACGGCGGTGTGGTGGTGCAGCAGTCCACCGAGGACGCGGACGCCGAGGTGTGGAACCTGGTCTACAGCGACCCGGTGTCCGAACCGCTGCTGGCCACCGGCCGCCTCGCCTTCGAACTGAAGGTCGGCCAGGGTGCCAAGCCCGGGCTCGGAGGTCTCACCGTCCTGGGCCGCGAGGCCGGCGGCAGGGTCGCCGAACAGTACGCCATGGACCCGGTGTTCGGCGCCGACAGCGACTCGGTGCTGCGGATCAGCAGCCCCGGCACCTTCACCGAGGAGATCCTGCGCCAGCAGATCCGGCTGATGCGGAACAACTTCCCCCGCGTGAAGGTGTGGGTGAAGCTGCACCCCGGGCGCGACGTGGCCCATGCCGCGGCCACCGCCTGGGCGGCCGGCGCGGACTCCGTCACGGTGGACGGCGCGGAGGGCGGCACCGCCTGGGCGCCGACCGCCTTCCTCGGCCAGGTGGGACTCCCGCTCGGCGAGTGCCTCACCCGCATCGGCCGCACCGACCACTGCCTGCTCGCCAGCGGGCGGATCTGGGAAGGCAGCAGGGCCGCGAAGGCGCTGGCCCTCGGCGCACGCGCCGTCGGCCTCGGCCGGGCCGCACTGCTCGCCGTGGACGAGGACGCCGAAGCCGGCCTGGTCCGGCTGGTCGAGAGCATCGCCCTGGAACTCCGGCTGCTGATCAGCTCCGTCGGCAAGTACCACGCGAACGCCCTGGAAGCGGA